A genomic region of Gemmata massiliana contains the following coding sequences:
- a CDS encoding HAD family hydrolase, translating to MRSASFFPLLLVGGALFPAPVGGARTAPADPLPSWNDTAPKKALTAFVAKVTKDGSPDFVPPAERVAVFDNDGTLWCEQPIYVQFAFAIDRVKALADKHPEWKDQQPFKAVLEGDHKALAASGEKGLAAILIATHTGMSIEEFEATVTDWLATARHPKYERPYTECVYQPMLEVLAYLRANGFKTFIVSGGTADFMRPWAEKVYGVPPEQVVGTTFKTKYAAKDGKSTVVIEPHIDLIDDHAGKPVGIARAIGRRPLMAFGNSDGDFEMLEYTTTAKGPRFGLLVHHTDTEREFAYDRKSPIGKLDRGLDEASNRGWVVASIKDDWKTVFSTKK from the coding sequence ATGCGGTCCGCGAGCTTCTTCCCCCTCCTGCTCGTAGGGGGAGCCTTATTTCCCGCTCCGGTTGGGGGCGCCCGAACTGCGCCCGCAGATCCGCTCCCGTCGTGGAACGACACCGCGCCCAAGAAAGCACTCACGGCATTCGTCGCGAAAGTCACGAAGGACGGTTCTCCGGACTTCGTCCCGCCCGCCGAGCGCGTCGCGGTGTTCGACAACGATGGCACGCTCTGGTGCGAGCAGCCGATTTACGTCCAATTCGCGTTCGCGATCGATCGGGTCAAAGCGCTGGCCGACAAGCACCCGGAGTGGAAGGACCAGCAACCGTTCAAGGCCGTCCTGGAGGGCGATCACAAGGCGCTCGCTGCGTCCGGGGAGAAGGGGCTGGCGGCGATTCTGATCGCCACACACACGGGCATGTCGATCGAGGAATTCGAGGCCACGGTAACGGACTGGCTCGCGACCGCACGGCACCCGAAATACGAGCGGCCGTACACCGAGTGCGTGTACCAGCCGATGCTTGAGGTGCTCGCGTACCTGCGGGCCAACGGGTTCAAGACGTTCATCGTGTCCGGGGGAACGGCCGATTTCATGCGCCCGTGGGCCGAGAAGGTCTACGGCGTGCCGCCCGAACAGGTCGTCGGCACCACGTTCAAAACGAAGTACGCGGCGAAGGACGGCAAATCGACCGTCGTCATCGAACCGCACATCGATCTGATCGACGACCACGCGGGGAAGCCCGTCGGGATCGCCCGCGCGATCGGGCGCCGGCCCCTCATGGCGTTCGGGAACTCGGACGGCGACTTCGAGATGCTCGAATACACCACGACGGCCAAGGGGCCGCGGTTCGGGCTGCTCGTCCACCACACCGATACCGAGCGCGAGTTCGCTTACGACCGCAAGTCGCCCATCGGGAAACTGGACCGCGGACTGGATGAAGCGTCGAATCGCGGGTGGGTGGTCGCGAGCATCAAGGACGACTGGAAGACGGTCTTCTCAACAAAGAAATAG
- a CDS encoding DUF1559 family PulG-like putative transporter — MDSPRRDQRGFTLIELLVVIAIIAILIGLLLPAVQKVRDAAARIQSANNLKQLGIACHSVNDVSGTLPLVWNPWWGNASPFLQPWPADNTGHLILLPFIEQDNLQKQEKQYGPWRETGTLPTGTAAVCETVVKTYQAPAGGLTGVQTFGGNYGNGSGAWYSWMKTNTFSTTNYVLNIQVFGNPSNVAGDVWDGWNLNKTTRPLAVQRISDGSSNTVMLAEKLSSCPLSWMAGGKSYVTFAGASYEYPNAPVFHGGQGAPQFGATITNCDPARVHALSTGVMLTGMADGSVRNVSAGVSASTWAIACGPQDGAVLPSDW; from the coding sequence ATGGACTCTCCCCGTCGCGATCAGCGTGGGTTCACGCTGATCGAGTTATTGGTCGTGATCGCGATCATCGCGATCCTCATCGGGCTGCTCTTGCCCGCGGTTCAAAAGGTGCGGGACGCCGCCGCCCGCATCCAGTCGGCGAACAACCTGAAGCAACTCGGCATCGCCTGTCACTCGGTCAACGACGTCAGCGGCACCCTTCCGCTGGTGTGGAATCCCTGGTGGGGCAACGCATCGCCGTTTCTCCAGCCGTGGCCCGCAGACAACACCGGGCACCTGATCCTGCTCCCGTTCATTGAACAGGACAACCTCCAGAAGCAGGAGAAACAGTACGGCCCCTGGCGCGAAACCGGCACCCTCCCCACCGGCACCGCGGCCGTGTGCGAAACGGTTGTAAAAACCTACCAGGCTCCCGCCGGCGGACTCACCGGCGTCCAGACGTTCGGCGGCAACTACGGGAACGGCAGCGGGGCGTGGTACTCGTGGATGAAGACCAACACGTTCTCCACCACGAATTACGTGCTGAACATCCAGGTCTTCGGGAACCCGTCGAACGTGGCGGGCGACGTGTGGGACGGGTGGAACCTCAATAAGACCACGCGCCCGCTCGCGGTGCAGAGGATCTCCGACGGCAGCTCGAACACGGTGATGTTGGCCGAAAAACTGTCGAGTTGCCCGCTGAGCTGGATGGCCGGCGGGAAGAGCTACGTTACGTTCGCCGGGGCGAGCTACGAGTACCCCAACGCGCCAGTGTTCCACGGCGGTCAAGGGGCACCCCAATTCGGCGCCACCATCACGAACTGCGACCCGGCCCGCGTTCACGCGCTGTCCACCGGCGTGATGCTCACCGGTATGGCCGATGGCAGCGTCCGCAACGTGTCGGCCGGCGTCTCGGCCAGCACCTGGGCCATCGCCTGCGGTCCGCAGGACGGCGCGGTACTGCCGTCCGACTGGTAA
- the trpA gene encoding tryptophan synthase subunit alpha — translation MNPIDSLFQRLRAAKRAAFMPFVTAGDPDIAFTRELLPAVADAGADLMEIGFPFSDPIADGPVIQASYTRALAQKLKLADVFAALRDTTARPGWSAPLVSMASYSLMFKMGPAAFIDAAKAAGVSGAVVPDVPVEEAEELSKLAADRDFKLVLLVTPTTSPQRAEKVVKACGGFVYVVSVVGITGAREALPSALREQLTRLRTMTELPLCVGFGVSRPEHVRELKEIADGVIVGSAVVKKLEAAGTDRAKGLADVKQLVSELRGALG, via the coding sequence ATGAACCCCATCGACTCTCTCTTTCAGCGGCTCCGCGCCGCGAAACGCGCCGCGTTCATGCCGTTCGTGACCGCCGGCGACCCGGACATTGCGTTCACGCGCGAACTCCTTCCCGCCGTTGCCGACGCGGGCGCCGATCTCATGGAGATCGGGTTCCCGTTCTCCGACCCGATCGCTGACGGTCCCGTCATTCAGGCGTCGTACACGCGGGCACTGGCGCAGAAGCTGAAACTCGCGGACGTCTTCGCCGCACTGCGTGACACCACCGCGCGCCCGGGTTGGAGCGCGCCGCTGGTTTCGATGGCGTCGTACTCGCTGATGTTCAAAATGGGGCCGGCCGCGTTCATCGACGCGGCGAAGGCGGCCGGCGTGAGCGGCGCCGTGGTGCCGGACGTGCCCGTTGAGGAAGCGGAAGAACTCTCGAAGCTCGCCGCGGACCGGGATTTTAAGCTCGTTCTGCTGGTCACGCCCACTACGTCGCCGCAGCGCGCGGAGAAAGTGGTGAAGGCGTGCGGCGGGTTCGTGTACGTCGTGAGCGTGGTGGGCATCACCGGCGCGCGCGAAGCGTTACCCTCCGCACTGCGAGAGCAACTCACCCGGCTCCGGACCATGACCGAGCTTCCGCTGTGCGTCGGGTTCGGGGTGAGCCGGCCCGAACACGTTCGCGAACTGAAGGAAATCGCCGATGGGGTGATTGTCGGCAGTGCTGTGGTGAAGAAACTGGAAGCCGCCGGGACCGACCGCGCGAAGGGGCTGGCCGACGTGAAGCAGTTGGTGAGCGAATTGCGCGGCGCGCTAGGATAG
- a CDS encoding sigma-70 family RNA polymerase sigma factor — MNRVLMILRDQRADAATDRHLLDRFLTARDEAAFAEVVRRYGRVVWGACRRSLTHTQDAEDAFQATFLVLLRRAENLHGNTPLGPWLYRVALMTARNVNRANRRRTVVTGPMEHEAPAPATGTAENKLDLDAALLALPERYREPVVLCHLQGLTRREAAERLGCPEGTLSARLNRAFERLRARLGNGVPAALVGAAVALPTGLAAATVRSATVYSTSTLAATGVSPAVAGLTDGVLRMFWMKKVMTATVVAVLVVGTGVLGLGLTGRSENVAQATEPLSRGGTNTVPEEPDTMKRLEKRLADLEKQKQLLDTTLEELKAEKQKLEDAKREKAEADAAAELGKDIAVVVGDAGPAAYTIREVINDRVAEITCSNLDALTKYLSRAFNDPKGPKKLRVIAYKEHSSEYLHPVFAACGVAGYTKATFSRTERPPVKYRVALESHTYYTVKFSADPNPGEIDLRKFAAPKK, encoded by the coding sequence ATGAACCGGGTTCTGATGATTCTCCGCGACCAGCGCGCGGACGCCGCGACCGATCGGCACCTCCTCGACCGCTTCCTGACCGCACGCGACGAGGCCGCGTTCGCGGAAGTCGTGCGCCGGTACGGGCGGGTCGTGTGGGGCGCATGCCGTAGGTCACTCACCCACACCCAGGACGCAGAAGATGCGTTCCAGGCGACGTTCCTCGTCCTGCTCCGCCGGGCCGAGAACCTGCACGGTAATACGCCGCTCGGTCCGTGGCTGTATCGAGTTGCGCTGATGACGGCCCGGAACGTGAACCGAGCGAACCGGCGCCGAACGGTCGTTACAGGACCAATGGAACACGAGGCTCCCGCTCCTGCCACGGGGACCGCCGAGAACAAACTCGACCTCGACGCGGCGCTACTCGCGCTGCCGGAGCGGTATCGCGAACCGGTGGTGCTGTGCCACTTACAGGGGCTAACGCGGCGCGAAGCGGCCGAGCGCCTCGGCTGTCCCGAAGGAACGCTCTCCGCACGCCTCAATCGTGCGTTCGAGCGGCTTCGGGCACGTCTGGGTAACGGCGTTCCGGCCGCATTGGTGGGTGCAGCAGTGGCTCTACCGACCGGGTTGGCGGCCGCCACCGTTCGATCCGCAACGGTTTATTCGACTTCGACCCTGGCCGCAACCGGTGTGTCACCGGCAGTGGCCGGGCTAACCGACGGAGTGCTTCGCATGTTCTGGATGAAGAAGGTCATGACTGCGACCGTAGTCGCCGTGCTCGTCGTTGGTACGGGCGTACTGGGGCTCGGTCTGACGGGGCGCTCGGAAAACGTTGCTCAGGCGACCGAGCCGCTCAGCCGGGGCGGAACGAATACCGTGCCCGAAGAACCAGACACAATGAAGCGGCTCGAAAAACGGCTCGCGGATCTGGAAAAGCAGAAACAACTCCTCGACACCACGCTCGAAGAATTAAAGGCCGAAAAGCAAAAACTCGAAGACGCGAAGCGCGAAAAAGCTGAAGCGGATGCCGCAGCCGAATTGGGAAAAGACATCGCGGTTGTAGTTGGAGATGCTGGGCCGGCGGCTTACACCATTCGCGAAGTGATAAACGATCGGGTTGCCGAGATCACCTGTTCCAACCTGGACGCTCTCACCAAATACCTGAGCCGCGCATTCAACGACCCGAAGGGACCGAAGAAACTCCGCGTGATTGCGTACAAGGAGCACTCAAGCGAATACCTCCACCCAGTATTTGCGGCGTGTGGAGTGGCTGGTTACACCAAGGCGACGTTCAGTCGCACTGAGCGCCCGCCCGTTAAGTACAGGGTGGCACTCGAATCGCACACTTATTACACTGTTAAATTTTCAGCCGACCCCAATCCCGGCGAAATCGATCTCAGAAAGTTCGCGGCGCCGAAGAAATAG